One Ranitomeya imitator isolate aRanImi1 chromosome 1, aRanImi1.pri, whole genome shotgun sequence DNA window includes the following coding sequences:
- the MRPS26 gene encoding small ribosomal subunit protein mS26 has translation MLRLPLSPPRLLRVSCAPRITSIRGRKSRSDPPAKSKASRIKYPPVVCIEELLNVRRRYREYTAILGAMRADFKEEMLRSRFEQRVGSFAEQRLHLEAVEHTALMAWNKEENDRALCRRLERLKMEEQSYKVLRREAAKLQDQAKMEEQQQREQELERLQELSRTFITPENLVERIEAALNNPKSYNFCLDRDGRILRQSTGQVSG, from the exons ATGCTTCGGCTTCCTCTGTCCCCCCCGCGccttctccgtgtctcctgtgcccccCGCATAACAAGCATCAGGGGCCGGAAATCTCGCTCTGATCCACCTGCAAAATCGAAAGCCTCCCGCATCAAGTATCCCCCCGTGGTGTGTATAGAGGAGCTCCTGAACGTGCGGCGCCGGTACAGGGAGTACACCGCCATCCTGGGAGCCATGAG GGCCGACTTTAAGGAGGAGATGTTGCGTTCGCGCTTTGAGCAGCGGGTGGGATCGTTTGCTGAGCAGCGTCTGCACCTGGAGGCCGTGGAGCACACGGCGCTGATGGCCTGGAACAAGGAGGAGAACGACCGGGCTCTGTGCAGGAG GTTGGAGCGTTTGAAGATGGAGGAGCAGTCCTACAAGGTGCTGAGGAGAGAAGCTGCCAAGCTCCAAGACCAGGCCAAGatggaggagcagcagcagcgggagCAGGAGCTGGAGCGGCTGCAG GAACTCTCCAGAACATTCATCACTCCAGAGAACTTGGTGGAGCGGATTGAGGCCGCACTGAACAATCCAAAATCCTACAATTTTTGCCTGGACCGAGACGGGCGAATCCTTCGGCAAAGCACTGGCCAAGTCTCAGGGTGA